From the Helicoverpa zea isolate HzStark_Cry1AcR chromosome 26, ilHelZeax1.1, whole genome shotgun sequence genome, one window contains:
- the LOC124642972 gene encoding cofilin/actin-depolymerizing factor homolog: protein MASGVTVSDACKTTYEEIKKDKKHRYVVFYIRDEKQIDVETVGERNAEYDQFLEDLQKGGTGECRYGLFDFEYTHQCQGTSEASKKQKLFLMSWCPDTAKVKKKMLYSSSFDALKKSLVGVQKYIQATDLSEASQEAVEEKLRATDRQ, encoded by the exons GCGTCTGGTGTGACAGTTTCGGACGCTTGCAAAACGACGTACGAGGAGATCAAGAAGGACAAGAAGCACCGTTACGTGGTGTTCTACATCCGCGACGAGAAACAGATCGATGTAGAAACTGTGGGCGAACGCAACGCTGAGTACGATCAGTTCCTTGAGGATTTGCAGAAGGGCGGCACTGGAGAGTGCAG ATATGGCCTGTTCGACTTCGAGTACACGCACCAGTGCCAGGGCACGTCGGAGGCTAGCAAGAAACAGAAGCTGTTCCTAATGTCATGGTGCCCCGACACCGCCAAGGTTAAGAAGAAGATGTTGTACTCTAG CTCTTTCGACGCACTAAAGAAGTCGCTGGTGGGCGTACAGAAGTACATCCAAGCGACCGACCTCTCGGAGGCCTCGCAGGAGGCTGTTGAAGAGAAGCTGCGCGCCACCGATCGCCAATAA
- the LOC124643152 gene encoding uncharacterized protein LOC124643152 yields MQSFVFKLIFLFLVIIQWFSVDANASQNKSSHHLRRLGDDGYFKSKPSYRSFQPVSIRYHKSTYPRADDRSDYDITSYDTEYGGVVSNFTSSIYDDNPQLYPNPEFVARSNQVISKNSENKVDPEPDIPDDSLADADLKEHNIIDSVTYLYGFNNCHGVRNEWMILIFITSGIAVVLLISAVMWLMWSEYAAEFRRSSKLYPININLCCCLAACTIIYIQAVMGVSSPSQCERIALLLHYTHVSCAMWIVALAAAVAEYCACDTLLPLKYNYLLAYGVPAVVVMFNYALSMEHYEIKHYCWMSIEKGMVMGFMVPAMILILINTAIIILGLQSVNKKQAETLTAKIQELVDHHIANWPKTDQMDDKNGSIDTLDNIYTPGSSRKNTDSSETLDKDYNGSEDDCHYVNMAIPENAETGSEPNLAQAAKAMHDKSLLNMLYMDNVSWKWTWNTEGNELKTYLNLCLVLEPFFAINWVMGVVAIENAAHWSTPTIYLILVVAMYIYLTTTICTTLPIVKPKTTAPCCEAVISEPTLTRNRTTDSIPLLDPTIQQPIVTPAPADTISTISI; encoded by the exons atgcagtcatttgtttttaaattaatatttttattcttggtTATTATACAGTGGTTTAGTGTCGATGCAAATG CTTCCCAAAACAAGAGTTCCCACCATCTCCGAAGGCTAGGAGACGATGGGTATTTCAAATCGAAGCCTTCGTACCGATCTTTTCAGCCAGTTTCCATCAGATATCACAAGTCTACGTATCCTAGAGCTGATGATCGGTCGGATTACGATATTACTTCCTATGACACGGAGTATGGGGGCGTTGTGTCCAACTTTACGTCTTCCATTTACGATGATAACCCTCAGCTGTATCCCAATCCTGAGTTCGTAGCTAGGAGTAATCAAG tgATAAGCAAAAACTCAGAGAACAAAGTAGACCCAGAGCCAGATATACCAGATGATTCTTTAGCTGATGCGGATTTGAAGGAGCATAACATCATAGACAGTGTGACGTATCTATACGGGTTTAACAACTGCCACGGTGTTAGGAACGAGTGGATGATATTG ATTTTCATTACGAGCGGCATAGCAGTGGTACTCCTCATTAGCGCAGTAATGTGGCTCATGTGGAGCGAGTACGCGGCTGAGTTCCGTCGCAGCAGCAAGCTGTATCCCATCAATATCAACTTGTGCTGCTGTTTAGCTGCTTGCactattatttatattcagGCTGTTATG GGTGTCTCCTCTCCCTCTCAATGCGAGAGGATAGCTCTCCTCCTGCATTACACGCACGTGTCCTGCGCGATGTGGATAGTGGCCCTCGCCGCTGCAGTTGCGGAATACTGCGCCTGCGACACTCTGTTGCCTCTCAAGTATAACTATCTGCTGGCTTATGGTGTCCCTGCTGTTGTTGTCATG TTTAACTACGCCCTATCAATGGAACACTATGAAATAAAGCATTACTGCTGGATGTCTATAGAAAAAGGAATGGTAATGGGCTTCATGGTACCAGCCATGATCCTAATTCTTATCAACACAGCCATCATTATATTAGGCTTGCAAAGTGTCAATAAAAAGCAGGCAGAAACTCTAACAGCGAAGATACAAGAATTAGTAGACCATCATATAGCGAATTGGCCTAAAACTGATCAAATGGACGATAAAAATGGTAGTATCGATACTTTAGATAATATTTACACGCCAGGGAGTAGTAGGAAGAATACGGACAGTTCAGAAACATTGGACAAGGATTACAACGGGAGTGAAGACGATTGTCACTATGTGAATATGGCAATACCGGAAAACGCTGAAACTGGCAGTGAG CCCAATTTAGCTCAAGCTGCAAAAGCTATGCATGACAAGAGTCTCCTTAACATGCTGTACATGGACAATGTATCGTGGAAATGGACTTGGAACACAGAGGGCAACGAACTGAAGACATATCTAAACTTATGTCTGGTCCTGGAGCCATTTTTTGCCATCAACTGGGTGATGGGCGTTGTGGCTATAGAAAACGCGGCACATTGGTCTACGCCTACAATTTACTTGATACTGGTCGTCGCTATG TACATATACCTAACGACAACAATATGTACAACGTTGCCTATCGTGAAGCCAAAGACTACAGCACCGTGCTGCGAAGCTGTTATTAGTGAACCTACGCTTACACGAAATAG GACCACAGACAGCATCCCACTGCTAGATCCCACAATCCAGCAACCGATTGTCACTCCGGCACCAGCGGACACCATAAGTACCATAagcatttaa
- the LOC124643032 gene encoding leucine-rich repeat-containing protein 10 isoform X1 has translation MSAILKFIRENHILALIEQAIAKKKSRLSLNAFEIIEIPDLLYTCSDVEHLYLHRNKITVVPVEITQLVNLTTLTLDYNNITQLPPEIGHLKNLVNLNISYNPLKVLIPEIGELENLEAFWCNRIGLREIPKEIGKLEKLDTFGARGNEIIALPEEITKLSKLRWLTLENNLIERLPRSMDKMEALVHCNLRNNKVKEFPLSILKCPDLMFLQLNNNQISYLPSEFDTCYLSVLEMIDLRLNPICELAHPEHPLVRYAEELPATDSTLVDLSSQPSSSSRHGAQALAINATALRLPAVPPNRHNEPMVIEMDLDASSVESSEDWENSVNSSELDVQYQSDEERAENEIAQFFQAVGMVLPELSRYASTAS, from the exons ATGAgtgcaatattaaaatttatccGTGAAAACCATATACTGGCCCTTATCGAACAGGCCATAGCAAAAAAGAAGTCCCGGCTGAGTTTGAACGCGTTTGAAATCATCGAAATACCCGATTTGCTTTACACCTGCTCTGATGTGGAACATCTTTACTTGCATAGGAACAAAATTACAGTGGTCCCGGTGGAAATAACACAGCTGGTGAACCTCACGACGCTAACTCTAGACTACAATAACATTACTCAGTTGCCGCCGGAGATCGGTCATTTAAAAAACCTGGTGAATCTAAACATAAGTTACAATCCTTTAAAAGTGTTAATTCCTGAAATTGGTGAGCTCGAAAACCTTGAGGCTTTCTGGTGCAACAGGATAGGGCTGCGGGAGATACCGAAGGAAATAGGGAAGTTGGAGAAACTCGACACTTTTGGCGCGCGAGGCAATGAAATTATTGCTTTACCTGAAGAGATAACAAAGTTATCTAAGCTAAG ATGGTTGACCCTAGAGAACAATTTAATAGAGAGGCTGCCCCGCAGTATGGACAAAATGGAGGCTCTAGTGCACTGCAACTTACGAAACAACAAAGTCAAGGAGTTTCCACTCTCCATTCTGAAATGTCCCGATCTCATGTTTCTGCagctaaataataatcag ATATCGTATCTCCCATCAGAGTTCGACACGTGTTACCTTTCCGTTCTGGAGATGATCGATCTTCGGCTGAATCCTATCTGCGAATTGGCGCATcct GAACATCCCCTCGTACGTTACGCGGAAGAGCTACCCGCCACAGACAGCACGCTAGTAGACCTGTCTTCTCAACCTTCGAGCAGCAGCCGACATGGGGCCCAAGCGCTGGCTATCAACGCGACCGCTCTCAGACTGCCCGCGGTGCCGCCTAATAGACATAATGAACCTATGGTTATTG AAATGGACTTAGACGCGTCCTCAGTGGAATCTTCAGAAGATTGGGAGAACAGCGTGAACAGCTCCGAACTGGATGTTCAGTACCAAAGTGATGAGGAACGCGCCGAAAATGAG ATCGCACAATTCTTTCAGGCCGTTGGCATGGTGTTGCCAGAGCTATCCCGCTACGCGTCCACTGCCAGCTGA
- the LOC124643032 gene encoding leucine-rich repeat-containing protein 10 isoform X2, with translation MSAILKFIRENHILALIEQAIAKKKSRLSLNAFEIIEIPDLLYTCSDVEHLYLHRNKITVVPVEITQLVNLTTLTLDYNNITQLPPEIGHLKNLVNLNISYNPLKVLIPEIGELENLEAFWCNRIGLREIPKEIGKLEKLDTFGARGNEIIALPEEITKLSKLRWLTLENNLIERLPRSMDKMEALVHCNLRNNKVKEFPLSILKCPDLMFLQLNNNQISYLPSEFDTCYLSVLEMIDLRLNPICELAHPEHPLVRYAEELPATDSTLVDLSSQPSSSSRHGAQALAINATALRLPAVPPNRHNEPMVIEMDLDASSVESSEDWENSVNSSELDVQYQSDEERAENEAVGMVLPELSRYASTAS, from the exons ATGAgtgcaatattaaaatttatccGTGAAAACCATATACTGGCCCTTATCGAACAGGCCATAGCAAAAAAGAAGTCCCGGCTGAGTTTGAACGCGTTTGAAATCATCGAAATACCCGATTTGCTTTACACCTGCTCTGATGTGGAACATCTTTACTTGCATAGGAACAAAATTACAGTGGTCCCGGTGGAAATAACACAGCTGGTGAACCTCACGACGCTAACTCTAGACTACAATAACATTACTCAGTTGCCGCCGGAGATCGGTCATTTAAAAAACCTGGTGAATCTAAACATAAGTTACAATCCTTTAAAAGTGTTAATTCCTGAAATTGGTGAGCTCGAAAACCTTGAGGCTTTCTGGTGCAACAGGATAGGGCTGCGGGAGATACCGAAGGAAATAGGGAAGTTGGAGAAACTCGACACTTTTGGCGCGCGAGGCAATGAAATTATTGCTTTACCTGAAGAGATAACAAAGTTATCTAAGCTAAG ATGGTTGACCCTAGAGAACAATTTAATAGAGAGGCTGCCCCGCAGTATGGACAAAATGGAGGCTCTAGTGCACTGCAACTTACGAAACAACAAAGTCAAGGAGTTTCCACTCTCCATTCTGAAATGTCCCGATCTCATGTTTCTGCagctaaataataatcag ATATCGTATCTCCCATCAGAGTTCGACACGTGTTACCTTTCCGTTCTGGAGATGATCGATCTTCGGCTGAATCCTATCTGCGAATTGGCGCATcct GAACATCCCCTCGTACGTTACGCGGAAGAGCTACCCGCCACAGACAGCACGCTAGTAGACCTGTCTTCTCAACCTTCGAGCAGCAGCCGACATGGGGCCCAAGCGCTGGCTATCAACGCGACCGCTCTCAGACTGCCCGCGGTGCCGCCTAATAGACATAATGAACCTATGGTTATTG AAATGGACTTAGACGCGTCCTCAGTGGAATCTTCAGAAGATTGGGAGAACAGCGTGAACAGCTCCGAACTGGATGTTCAGTACCAAAGTGATGAGGAACGCGCCGAAAATGAG GCCGTTGGCATGGTGTTGCCAGAGCTATCCCGCTACGCGTCCACTGCCAGCTGA